In one Gossypium hirsutum isolate 1008001.06 chromosome D09, Gossypium_hirsutum_v2.1, whole genome shotgun sequence genomic region, the following are encoded:
- the LOC107892057 gene encoding zinc finger CCCH domain-containing protein 48: MDLDGGNRRVFNRLGGSSAASPDSSKNQKVCYHWRAGKCSRFPCPFLHRELPHPSGPAAATSNGSGAPKRFADDSGFSGPALRRGPNFNNNHNNSWGRMGANKVVRKTEKVCNYWVQGNCSYGDKCRFLHSWSLGECFTLLNHLDGHQKVVTGIALPAGMDKLYTGSKDETVRAWDTNTGQCMGVINLGGEVGCMISEGPWLFVGIPNVVKAWNTQTNQELSLSGPVGQVYTMVVGNDLLFAGTQDGTILAWKFNAVTNNFEPAASLKGHTLAVVSLVVGANRLYSGSMDHSIKAWSLETLQCLQTLTEHTSVVMSLLCWEQFLFSCSLDQTIKVWVATESGNLEVTYTHKEEHGLLNLRGMPDSESKPVLMCSCNDNSVRLYDLPSFSEKGKIFAKQEIRAIEVGPGGLFFTGDGTGFIVWKWAEAVPKP; encoded by the exons ATGGATTTAGACGGCGGCAACAGGCGCGTTTTTAACCGACTCGGAGGTTCTTCAGCTGCCTCACCCGACTCCTCAAAAAACCAGAAAGTTTGTTATCATTGGAGGGCCGGTAAGTGCTCCCGTTTCCCATGCCCTTTCTTGCACCGTGAACTGCCTCATCCTTCTGGCCCCGCCGCCGCTACCTCTAATGGATCCGGTGCCCCCAAACGTTTCGCCGATGATTCTGGGTTTTCGGGTCCGGCCCTACGACGAGGCCCCAACTTCAATAATAATCATAACAATAGTTGGGGGAGAATGGGGGCTAATAAGGTGGTTCGGAAAACGGAGAAAGTGTGTAATTATTGGGTGCAAGGGAACTGTAGTTACGGAGACAAGTGTAGGTTTTTACATTCCTGGAGTTTAGGGGAATGCTTTACCTTGTTGAATCACCTTGATGGACACCAGAAA GTTGTTACCGGAATTGCATTACCGGCAGGTATGGATAAGCTCTATACTGGGAGTAAAGATGAGACTGTGAGGGCTTGGGATACCAACACTGGTCAG TGTATGGGTGTGATTAATCTTGGTGGTGAAGTTGGTTGCATGATCAGTGAAGGTCCTTGGCTGTTTGTTGGCATACCTAATGTTGTCAAG GCATGGAACACCCAAACTAATCAAGAGCTCagtcttagtggacctgttggGCAAGTTTATACTATGGTTGTGGGTAACGATTTGCTCTTTGCTGGTACACAG GATGGTACTATTTTAGCATGGAAATTTAATGCCGTCACCAACAACTTTGAACCAGCAGCATCACTTAAGGGTCACACCCTTGCAGTTGTATCATTAGTTGTTGGGGCTAATAGACTGTACTCTGGTTCCATGGACCATTCTATAAAG GCCTGGAGTCTAGAAACTTTGCAGTGTCTACAGACTTTGACAGAGCACACTAGTGTTGTGATGTCCTTGCTTTGCTGGGaacaatttcttttttcttgttcatTGGACCAAACAATAAAG GTGTGGGTAGCTACTGAGAGTGGAAACTTGGAAGTAACATATACTCACAAAGAAGAACAT GGCTTGCTGAACCTTCGTGGAATGCCTGACTCGGAATCCAAGCCTGTATTGATGTGTTCATGCAATGACAATTCTGTCCGCCTCTATGATCTGCCCTC GTTCTCGGAGAAGGGTAAAATATTTGCAAAGCAGGAGATTCGTGCAATAGAGGTAGGCCCTGGGGGGCTGTTTTTCACTGGAGATGGAACTGGTTTTATAGTGTGGAAATGGGCAGAAGCGGTTCCCAAGCCCTGA
- the LOC107892058 gene encoding LOW QUALITY PROTEIN: sorbitol dehydrogenase (The sequence of the model RefSeq protein was modified relative to this genomic sequence to represent the inferred CDS: inserted 1 base in 1 codon) codes for MGKGGKSHEETKSGEDENMAAWLVGLNTLKIQPFKLPPLGPHDARVRMKAVGICGSDVHYLKTMRCADFVVKEPMVIGHECAGIIEEVGSEVKNLVPGDRVALEPGISCWRCDLCKDGRYNLCPEMKFFATPPVHGSLAHQVVHPADLCFKLPDNVSLEEGAMCEPLSVGVHACRRANIGPETNVLVMGXGPIGLVTMMAARAFGAPRIVIVDVDDNRLSVAKNLGADGIVKVSTNMQDVAEEVERICKAMGGVDVSFDCAGFNKTMSTALSATCAGGRVCLVGMGHHEMTVPLTPAAAREVDVIGIFRYRNTWPLCIEFLRSGKIDVKPLITHRFGFSQKEVEEAFETSAGGGSAIKVMFNL; via the exons ATGGGTAAAGGAGGGAAATCTCACGAAGAAACCAAAAGTGGAGAAGATGAAAACATGGCTGCTTGGCTTGTGGGTCTCAACACCCTCAAGATTCAACCATTCAAGCTCCCTCCACTGG GACCCCATGATGCCAGAGTTAGGATGAAGGCTGTTGGTATCTGTGGAAGTGATGTTCACTACCTAAAG ACAATGAGGTGTGCTGATTTTGTGGTGAAAGAACCAATGGTGATTGGGCATGAGTGTGCTGGAATCATAGAGGAGGTTGGGAGTGAAGTCAAGAATTTAGTGCCAGGAGACCGTGTGGCTTTGGAACCGGGGATCAGTTGCTGGCGATGTGATCTTTGCAAAGATGGTCGATACAATCTATGCCCTGAAATGAAGTTTTTTGCCACTCCACCAGTTCATGGTTCTCTTGCCCATCAG GTTGTGCATCCTGCAGATTTGTGTTTCAAACTGCCAGACAATGTGAGCTTGGAAGAAGGGGCCATGTGCGAGCCCTTGAGTGTGGGGGTTCATGCTTGTCGCCGAGCTAATATCGGCCCTGAGACAAACGTGTTGGTTATGG CAGGACCTATAGGTCTTGTTACAATGATGGCAGCTCGTGCTTTTGGGGCACCTAGGATCGTCATTGTAGATGTAGATGATAATCGCCTATCTGTTGCTAAGAATCTTGGTGCTGATGGGATTGTTAAAGTTTCAACTAATATGCAG GACGTAGCTGAAGAAGTTGAAAGAATATGTAAAGCAATGGGAGGAGTGGATGTAAGCTTCGACTGTGCAGGCTTTAACAAAACAATGTCAACTGCTCTGAGTGCCACTTGTGCTGGTGGCAGGGTCTGCCTTGTGGGAATGGGCCATCATGAGATGACTGTCCCGCTTACTCCAGCTGCTGCAAG GGAGGTAGATGTGATCGGAATCTTCCGGTATCGGAATACATGGCCTTTGTGCATTGAGTTTCTAAGAAGTGGGAAGATTGATGTGAAGCCTCTGATAACCCACAGGTTTGGGTTTTCTCAGAAAGAAGTGGAAGAAGCTTTTGAAACCAGTGCTGGTGGCGGCAGTGCCATTAAGGTCATGTTTAATCTGTGA